The following DNA comes from Triticum aestivum cultivar Chinese Spring chromosome 3D, IWGSC CS RefSeq v2.1, whole genome shotgun sequence.
actaaaatatttgcctccgcgatcagatcgtagtaactttattttcttgttacgatgattctccacttcactctgaaattctatgaacttttcaactgtttcagatttgtgttttattgagtagatatacccatatctgctcaaatcatctgtgaaggtcggaaaataacgatacccgccgcaagccttaacactcatcggaccgcatacatcggtatgtattatttccaataagtcagtagctcgctccattgttccggagaacgaagttttagtcatcttgcccatgaggcatggtccgcaagaatgaaatgattcataatcaagtgattccaaaagcccatcaccatgaaatttcttcatgcgctttacaccaatatgacctaaacggcagtgccacaaataagttgcactatcattattaactttgcatctttttgcttcaatattatgaatatgtgtataactacgatcaagatccaacaaactattttcattgggtgtatgaccatcgaaggttttattcatgtaaacagaacaacaattattctctgaatttaaatgaataaatgtattgcaataaacatgatcaaatcatattcatgctcaatgcaaacaccaaataacatttacttaggttcaacactaatcccgaaagtatagggagtgtgcgatgatgatcatatcaatcttggaaccacttccaacacacatcatcacttcacccttaactagtctctgttcattctgcaactcccgtttcgagttactactcttagcaactgaaccagtatcaaataccgaggggttgctataaacactagtaaagtacacatcaataacatgtatatcaaatatagctttgttcactttgccatccttcttatccaccaagtatctagggtagttccacttccagcgaccatttcctttgcagtagaagcactcagtttcaggcttgcgtctagctttgggtttcttcatgggagtggcaacttgcttgccattcttcttgaagttccctttcttttcctttgcccttttacttgaaactagtggtcttgtcaaccatcaacacttgatgctttttcttgatttctaccttcgccgatttcagcatcgcgaagagctcgggaatcatttttgtcatcccttgcatattatagttcatcacgaagttagcttggtgatagtgactagagaatactgtcaatcactatattatctggaagattaactcccacttgattcaagcgattgtagtacccatacaatctgagcacatgctcactggttgagctattctcctccatcttgtaggcaaagtactgtcagaggtctcatacctctcgacacgggcatgagtctgaaatactaatttcaactcttggaacatcttatatgctccatgacgttcaaaacgtttttgaagtcccggttctaagccgtaaagcatggtgcactaaactatcaagtagtcatcataccgagctttgccaaacattcataacgtctgtatctgctcctgcaatagatccatcacctagcggtgcatcaaggacataatacttctgtgcagcaatgatgataatcctcagatcacggacctagtctgcatcattgctactatcatttctcaacttatttttctctaggaacatttcaaaaataaacggggagctacttcgcaagctattgatctacaacatagatatgcaaatactatcaggactaagttcatgataaattaaggttcaattaatcatattacttaagaactcccacttagatagacatccctctaatctctaagtgatcacgtgatccaaatcaaccaaaccacgtctcatcatcacgtgagatggagtagttttcaatggtgaacatcactatgttgatcatatctactatatgattcacgctcgacctttcggtctcagtgttccgaggccatatctgcatatgctaggctcgtcaagtttaacctgagtattctgcgcgtgcaaaactggcttgcacccattgtatgtgaacgtagagcttatcacacccgatcatcacgtggtgtctcggcgcgacgaactgtcgcaacgatgcatactcagggagaacacttgtaccttgaaatttagtgagagatcatcttataatgctaccgccatactaagcaaaataagatgcataaaggataaacatcacatgcaatcaatataagtgatatgatatggccatcatcatcttgtgcctttgatctccatctccaaagcaccgtcatgatcaccatcgtcaccggcttgacaccttgatctccatcgtagcatcgttgtcgtctcgccaactatttcttctacgactatcactatcgcttagcgataaagtaaagcaattacacggcgattgcatttcatacaataaagcgacaaccatatggctcctgccagttgccgataactgtcacaaaacatgatcatctcatacaacaatttatatataatcacgtcttgaccatatcacatcacagcaagccctgcaaaaacaagttagacgtcctctactttgttgttgcaaattttacgtggttgttacgggctttgcaagaaccgttcttacttacgcatcaaaaccacaacgatttttcgtcaagtgtgctgttttaaccttcaacaaggaccgggcgtagtcacactcgattcaactaaagttggagaaacagacacccactagccacctgtgtgcgaagcacggcggtagaaccagtctcatgaacgcggtcatgtaatgtcggtctgggccgcttcatccaacaataccgtcgaatcaaagtatgacatgctggtaagcagtatgactattatcgcccacaactatttgtgttctacttgtgcatataacatctacgcataaacctggctctgataccactgttgggaacgcagtaatttcaaaaaaattcctacgatcacgcaagatctatctaggagatgcatatcaacgagaggggagagtgtgtccacgtaccctcgtagatcgaaagcggaagcgttttatcaacgcggttgatgtagtcgtacgtcttcatgatccgactgatcctagcaccgaaggtacggcacctccgtgttcagcacacgttcagctcgatgacgtccctcgtactcttgatccagttgaggccgaaggagagtttcaccagcacgacggcgtggtgacggtgatgatgaagttaccagcgtagggcttcgcctaagcactacgacgatatgaccgaggtgttaactatggaggggggcgccgcacatggctaggaacaattgatgtgtgttctaggggtgccctccccacgtatataaaggagggagagggagggaggcagcctagggcacgcccaagtaggaggaatcctacttgggcccctagtctaATTCGGCCCCCCTCCTAACaaatttggacaagggggaaaggaaggaggggggaggagaaggaagtaggagtcctacttcatacattcctttttctcctctcctttccctttctccccacgtggctggccctatagggggcgcaccagccccttgtgggctggtgtgttcccttacttggcccattaagcccatatctttgccggggtttgcccggaaccccttccggtcacCCGGTATCatcccgaacacttccggtgtccgaatatagccttccaatatatgaatctttacctctcgaccatttagagactcctcgtcatgtacgtgatctcatccgggactccgaacaaacttcggtcatcaaatcacataactcataatacaaatcgtcatcgaacgttaagcatgcagaccctacgggttcgagaactatgtagacatgaccgagacacatctccggccaataaccaatagcggaacctggatgctcatattggctcctacatattctacgaagatctttaccggtcaaaccgcataacaacatacgttgttccctttgtcatcgtgttacttccccgagattcgatcgtcggtatcctcatacctagttcaatctcgttaccggcaagtctctttactcgttttgtaatgcatcatcccgcaactaactcatttttcacattgcttgcaaggcttatagtgatgtgcattaccgagagggcccagagatacctctccgatacacggagtgacaaatcctaatctcgatctatgccaacccaacaaacaccttcggagacacctgtagagcatctttataatcacccagttacgttgtgacgtttgatagcacacaaggtgttcctccggtattcgggagttgcataatctcatagttagaggaacatgtataagtcatgaagaaagcaatagcaataaactaaacgatcatagtgctaagctaacggatgggtcttgtccatcacatcattctctaatgatgtgatcccgttcatcaaatgacaacacatgtctatggctaggaaacttaaccatctttgattaacgagctagtaaagtagaggcatactagggacactctgtttgtctatgtattcacacatgtactaagtttccggttaatacaatcatagcatgaataataaacatttataatgatataaggaaataaataataacttcatggGCACCCACAGGCAGCGTGGCTCGAAGGCCTCGACGAATCATTGGGCGCTCATCCAAACGgtgtgcaacaaatggcatgggatcgtcgaggagatcgcggctcgcccggagagcggcgagGGTCAGGTATGACACGCCGTTCTCTCACTCATTCTTTCGCCGTGGTGCGCAGCCGATTGTTGTTCCTCGGCGCAGATGGTGCGGATGTTCGCCATGTATCACCAGGACATCAGCATCGACCAAGATTTCAAGTACCTCCATGTGTTCTCTCGGATcgagaagtgcgagaagtgggcggaagtccgatgcaccctcgccaaggccaaggagacgtacaagccaGACGCACCGACGCCGGGCACGTCCGATGGGCGCCCGGACGGGAACAAGCGAGCCAAGTCGGCAAAGGACGCCGCACCGGCTACCGCGCGCCTGCAAGAGTCCATCGAACACTGCATCGCCGACGCCCAGACCCGCGCCGCCCAGAGGGAAGAGAAAACAGATGCGCGATGGCCGGCCTTGATGGAGAACAGTGtcgtcaagctcgacctgctccggaccaacgtcgccgtgaagaagaggaacaccgacctggctttcctgatggggggggggggcggacatGCTCCGGACCAACGACGagcaggtcaaggcgtggtacctggcggagcatggcctcatcctgaaccagatgtCGTCGACGGCGGCGCCAACTCCCACGTCGaccccaacgccgccaccaagcccGAGCGATGGTGCATCCACGATGCCCAGCTCAAAAGTCGCGCCGACGCCGACCAACCCGCGCATGCCGACTCCTCCGAcgccggaggccgccgccgccgtttgaTGCATTGTCTACGCGTCCTTTCTTTTGCACGCACTCTTAAccgaacaaccatcactcaagaccacaataggcccatctcctttattttagcgacgcatcatatttgtgttgccgcttatccttcttctcaccctcgccggcggtgGCCTTAGTGTTCACACAAACCAAAAGGTGTAAGAATGTGGTTAATTCTAAGAcgtctctctttccctctctcctccctctccccctctctcctccctctccccctctcttgcttTCTCTCacactcgcgatgagaaatctgttgttttcccctgcgacgtattcagaggtatgcatgtgtagttctcgttttttcttttccctatatgattatagtgggtgtttatttTCAATCCAGATAGCCGCCTGTATGAAAGAAAAATGGATCGTGCGCTAtagttataagtttgcttccaaaacaatatttaaaaatatttaacaggtaatattaacatcatattcagatttcgcacatttttctaatcaaatttcatatataacatattaaaatcggagttacggtttaaatgatacgtataatttagaaaatcatttgtttgaattaaatatcttccaaaataatatttataaatacttatcaggttaaaataatcttatattcatattctacatatttttctaatcaaatttcatatataacatgtttaaatcggagttacggtttaaaagatatagatggtttagaaaagcatttgtttgacttaaatatgatccgtggATGGAATACCTAAAAAGTTAGGGGGGTTTCGAAAaactgtaaaataacggttcggtgtgacttaaatccggactgcgggttgatttcatgaaAATGTAGGCGCTTTTTTGCAAATTGGCACGACGGACGAGCAGAAACCCtgcgtgctttattattaggtagagataaaTGCTTTTGGCAATGTTTATATATGTTtgatatctttccctaataataaagcacgggttgAGGCTGTGTTTGTTACAGCTTCCGGAGTCAGTTTCTCGTGGGAAAAAACTGAAACGGGAACAAACACCTAAAAATGGACAGCTTCGTGGCGACAGCCCAAAGCAACTTCGTGATGTTTTACGTGTTATAGGTCGAAGCGACCGGGGGCGTACTTTGGCTACGAAACGGCTTGCCCTTCGTGATAATCCCACCGCTAACCTAGCCGTTTCGTTCAATTTACAACGAGAATGCCATCCCTCTCCCGATCCATCCGAGCTGACCCATCCCTCTCTCGTCTCTCACCAGTTCACCACACGTAATGTAGTAGGGATAGTATTTGTACGGACCTGTAATTACATGTGCGAACAATTGTGACTTGCATGGACTTGCGTGACAACATAATTCTTTTGCTCAATATTATTCTATGTATATATGAGCAAGAAAGTGAGAGAATTATTATTATGAAATACTTTATGCATTACCATAGAATAAATCATTCGCTGGCAGTCAAAATACCATTTAAACAATATATTAACACAGAATCAACAAGTTACATTGATCTCAGTACTCTAAGGGCATTTCAGGCTTTTCACTAGCCCACAGTCGTTTCCACAGCTGCATTGCCAAACAGCTAACCTTCGTCACAACTGTTTTTTCAGCACAGCAGTTTTGACAGCACTGCAAGTCCACGGCTGAATCGGTCGAAACTGAAGCCCAAACAAACACACCCTGAGGCTGTTGGGTTCACCGTCGCGGCTTTTTTGCGAAAAAATCCCTTATGTTTTAGTTATTCAACCCGCAATCCATCGTTAATCTGGCAGACTGAAGGAAAAAACGGTTCGATGAAAAAATACACCCGTACGCATCTGCTCCTCTCCTCGATCCTCACCTTTGCCCAGGCCGAGCTattccccctcgccgccgccacaccaCAGCCCCCTCGCCGTCGCGGCCGCACCTCAGCCcgctcgccgcccccgtcgccgcctccGCGGTCGCACCTCAGCCcgctcgccgcccccgtcgccgcctccGCGGTCGCACCTCAGCCCGCTCGCCGCCCCCGTCGCAACCCAACCCCTCCTCCCCTCCAATGGATGCCGCCCCAACCACCTCATCCAATAGGAAGCCCCAGTTCGGCGGCCTCCGTTGCCGCCCTTCAGCGGCGACCTCGCCACCCCTCCAACGCCCACCACGTCCTTATCCAACGCCGCCCTTCAGCACCCACCCATCCGCCTGCCCGCCCGGCAACGCCCGATTGAATTGTTGCTGCCAAGATCTGCCTCAATGTGGTTTGCATCATTGCGGCGACGACATCGTCGATCTTCATCTCCGGCGGCTACATCCAGAAGGACTACCACAATTCTCGCGGCTGGTATCCTCTACTCTCATCTCCCTACTATGAATCCTGACTGATTCTCTTCCTCCTCCCTGTGTCTTCCTCTCTGAATTTGGTAGTAGGTATTAGTGCATAGCAAGTACtttatagtgatctaaacgctcttatattagtttacagagggagtagttaattAGCCAGTGGTGAATCTAGGATAAGAATGGAGGGTGCGCTGAAATCATTAGTCATTGTGCTAAACTGGTACGAGTATGATTTATAGTCTGAATTGTTGCATGGCAAAACAGTACCATGttctctgaatatttttattcCTCTGAAGTTGTCTGTGCTACAATCCTATCGCATTGACATGTATATTCTGCATCTCTTGAAGATATTTGTGACATGTTGGCTGCCTTTTTCCCCCTTCTTTGCGGTTAAACGTTTCAGTCTTTAATCCCCTGGTTTTAGGCTATAATCCCCCGATTAGTACTGATATATGGAGTACTTATACAGAGTTGGGGCCGGGCACTAGATCTTGCACTCTGAAATTAATAATACATCTTCTGCAATACTGATAGTACTATGCGATTCTTAGTACTCTGATTAGTATTGATATATGCAGCAGTGATGCAAAATTGGGGGCCCCAGATCTTGTACTCTGATTAGTACTGAATTTTTAAAAGTTCATATACTCTGAAATTCATCGTACATCACGTAAAGTGCTCAAGGTGCTTGTGCGTACACTCTGCAAACACTGAACATACAAAGTGCACAAGGCTGATATATTTCCCTCCATTTCTGTATGAATAAATCCTAGATCGTTAGAATAACATGCCAACCTTCTTTTCACTTCATGCCACTGTAAGGTTGGTTTGGTGCTGATGCTCCTTACGTCCATGTCATTGTAGATGGCTATGGAAAGCTGGAAAATTTGCCTTTTCTATCAAGATGAGAATCAACAACATAAAGTTCTAGAAGGATTCATGGACAGAAAAGATATCTCCTTTTATGAGTTAGTCAaattgattgaagaagttggcttCTCGCCGGCATATGGTTTCTTGTACTACAGGAAGAAATACCCGCGTGGCAGATGCTATTCTGACATTGCTTCTGACCATGAAATACTTTGTGTTCAGTCTTCCCTGAAAGTTAGCATAGGAATACACAATGTTTCTTCAGAATGACACAGCACCAAATCGAGGCAGCAGGTTGCCATCGAATTCCGCGGAATAAAACTGACATGTGGATcatacctggccaaacgggccggcccggcacggcacggcccggcccATCATAATCGTGCGtggcccggcacggcccgccagGGCATGATTACtatacgggccgtgccgtgccggcccgcgtgctgtgcccccaggcccaggcacggcccagttagtaaacgggccggcacgttggcccgtttagcacggtGGGCCGCATATTTTCAGCCTGTTATTTGACGCACTGAGCGGTTTTTAGCCTATTTTCACATCTTGGGCCATATATAgatgtataaaaaaataaaaaaatgtaatcgggccgtgccgtgccggcccgcgtgcccagcctccaggcccaggcacggcccagggcgtgccgcgtgccgagcccggcccgtttagcccgtgccgtgcctggcccaAGGAGGGCCGTGCCGGCCCGAAAAAaccggcccatttggccagctataaTGTGGATGTGATTAATCACTTACCAAAGTACAAGTTCATTCTCTGATGAAAAAGGTCAGTGTTTGGGGCGCACTGCGTAGCAAGGATATGTTGTAGGCTATATAGCTCTTCTGTGGACTGTGAGAGGTTGGGGTTCTCATGCTTGCTTGGTTGGAACCTTTTCTTTTGAGTCGATTGATGAACGATGGGCATGAGGGCATCTCTGCACTAACTACGATGTATGTGTACTCCACTACATACAGATAGCTCGCTCGTCGTATCTCGACAGAAGAAGAACAACTTTGATCGATGGAGATGGATTTCTTTCCTGTTGTTGCGATTGTATGTGCCTTGTCGACTAAACTATCTTCTTTCTTATTTACTGTCAGGTAGCTCTTTCAAAGATAGCTCGCTCGTCGTATCTCGACAGAAGAAGAACAACTTTGATCGATGGAGATGGATTTCTTTCCTGTTGGTGCGATTGTATGTGCCTTGCCGACTAAACTATCTTCTTTCCTATTTACTGTCACGTAGTTCTTTCAAGTCCATTTTCTCTAGCTACATGATGTTTTCTTTATCGGCTGTAATTT
Coding sequences within:
- the LOC123076433 gene encoding vegetative cell wall protein gp1, encoding MMNPPCGHGLYASWSQQSVGSPASFSSSPHPWGCTPLPGYADGDAHGGFNRNITFPHSHPAQRTPSPAFVGVQYPPYTYSPLAYASSPMPPLRRSALLFSEAFSSHLDDTEATEHSSFDSTASPRLNRSKLKPKQTHPEAVGKKRFDEKIHPYASAPLLDPHLCPGRAIPPRRRHTTAPSPSRPHLSPLAAPVAASAVAPQPARRPRRRLRGRTSARSPPPSQPNPSSPPMDAAPTTSSNRKPQFGGLRCRPSAATSPPLQRPPRPYPTPPFSTHPSACPPGNARLNCCCQDLPQCGLHHCGDDIVDLHLRRLHPEGLPQFSRLVALSKIARSSYLDRRRTTLIDGDGFLSCWCDWKLFVV